Proteins encoded in a region of the Desulfobotulus mexicanus genome:
- a CDS encoding YgiQ family radical SAM protein, translating into MPDLSDIFPTSPEAMARNGWDAPDIILVTGDAFIDAPSMGIAVIARVLAADGFRVAILAQPDPEKASDFTKLGEPRLFWGVSAGSVDSMVANYTASKKRRKNDDYTPGGVNDRRPDRACIVYTNRIRRYFKNTVPILLGGIEASLRRISHYDFWDNKIRRSILFDAKADYLLYGMAESSIIAFARSLKHKESPDAIPGLCLVAKEVPENYLTLPSFEEVSKDKKSFLSMFHTFYENNDPITARGLAQAHADRFLIQNPPFPHTEEKELDAMHALPFTRSLHPDDASKGEVRALETIRHSITTHYGCYGECNFCAIAVHQGRRVRSRSLASIVKEAESLTHRSDFKGIISDAGGPTANMYGFECRKKLEKGSCTDRRCLFPEVCPSLKPDHSLQKKLLKELRSLKGVRKVFVASGVRYDLLLADKKAGPGYLEELVSHHVSGQMKVAPEHICPHVLSRMGKPGTETLERFRDLFFTQTRKAGKPQFLTYYFIAAHPGCTEEDMKKLGAYARDTLKLTPEQVQIFTPTPSTWSAAMYWTETDPWTGEKLFVEKDGGRKKRQKDLVVQSSSKGEKQLDQAMRSRKKSTKSSPSTPQKSQKGPSIHKKKGPDR; encoded by the coding sequence ATGCCTGACCTTTCCGACATTTTTCCCACAAGCCCCGAAGCCATGGCCAGAAATGGCTGGGATGCTCCGGATATTATCCTTGTGACAGGGGATGCCTTTATTGATGCCCCTTCCATGGGTATTGCCGTCATTGCAAGGGTTCTTGCTGCTGATGGTTTCAGGGTAGCCATTCTTGCCCAGCCCGACCCGGAAAAAGCCTCTGATTTTACAAAGCTCGGCGAACCAAGACTCTTCTGGGGTGTCAGCGCTGGCAGTGTGGATTCCATGGTGGCCAATTACACGGCTTCAAAAAAACGCAGAAAAAACGACGACTATACCCCCGGCGGTGTCAATGACCGCAGGCCGGACCGGGCCTGTATTGTATACACCAACCGCATCCGTCGTTACTTCAAGAATACGGTGCCCATTCTTCTGGGCGGTATAGAAGCCAGCCTGCGCCGTATCAGTCACTATGATTTCTGGGACAATAAAATCCGTCGTTCCATACTCTTTGATGCCAAGGCGGATTATCTGCTCTACGGCATGGCCGAATCCAGCATCATTGCCTTTGCCCGTTCCCTGAAACACAAAGAATCTCCGGATGCCATACCCGGCCTATGCCTCGTTGCAAAAGAAGTTCCGGAAAACTACCTGACCCTTCCTTCCTTTGAAGAGGTTTCTAAAGATAAAAAAAGCTTTCTTTCCATGTTCCATACCTTTTACGAAAACAATGATCCCATCACGGCCAGAGGGCTGGCCCAGGCCCACGCTGACCGATTTCTCATCCAGAACCCGCCCTTTCCCCATACGGAAGAAAAGGAGCTGGATGCCATGCACGCCCTGCCCTTTACCCGCAGCCTGCATCCCGATGATGCGTCAAAAGGAGAGGTCCGGGCACTGGAAACCATCCGCCACAGCATCACCACCCACTACGGATGCTATGGGGAATGTAATTTCTGCGCCATTGCCGTGCATCAGGGAAGAAGGGTTCGGTCCAGAAGCCTTGCCTCCATTGTGAAAGAAGCCGAAAGCCTCACCCACAGATCCGATTTCAAAGGAATTATTTCCGATGCAGGCGGCCCCACAGCAAATATGTATGGATTTGAATGCAGAAAAAAATTGGAAAAGGGAAGTTGCACAGACCGGCGCTGCCTTTTCCCCGAGGTCTGCCCTTCCCTGAAACCGGACCACAGTCTCCAGAAAAAACTCCTGAAAGAACTGCGCAGTCTGAAAGGGGTCCGAAAGGTTTTTGTGGCATCGGGTGTTCGCTATGATCTTCTGCTGGCGGATAAAAAAGCAGGACCGGGCTATCTGGAAGAGCTGGTAAGCCACCATGTTTCCGGCCAGATGAAGGTGGCACCGGAACATATCTGTCCCCATGTCCTCTCCCGCATGGGAAAACCCGGCACCGAAACCCTTGAACGCTTCAGGGATCTTTTTTTCACCCAGACCCGTAAAGCAGGTAAACCCCAGTTTCTCACCTACTACTTCATTGCAGCCCATCCGGGATGTACGGAAGAAGACATGAAAAAACTGGGGGCCTATGCCCGTGACACACTAAAACTTACACCGGAACAGGTGCAGATCTTCACGCCCACACCTTCCACCTGGTCGGCGGCCATGTACTGGACGGAAACGGATCCGTGGACGGGAGAGAAGCTTTTTGTGGAAAAGGACGGGGGCAGAAAAAAGCGGCAGAAGGATCTTGTGGTGCAATCCTCTTCAAAGGGGGAAAAGCAGCTGGATCAGGCCATGCGATCCAGAAAAAAAAGCACGAAAAGCAGCCCCAGCACACCGCAAAAAAGCCAGAAAGGACCCAGTATCCACAAAAAAAAAGGTCCGGACAGATAA
- the alaS gene encoding alanine--tRNA ligase has protein sequence MTGNEIRQKFLEYFKKHEHRLVRSSSLVPSDDPTLLFTNAGMVQFKRVFIGEEKRDYVTATTSQKCVRAGGKHNDLENVGYTARHHTFFEMLGNFSFGDYFKEKAIAFAWDLLTNGYGLPAEKLWISIYLDDDEAFNIWHEQIGVPKERIVRLGEEDNFWAMGDTGPCGPCSEIHIDRGPAHGCDNPACAVGCDCDRYLEIWNLVFMQFNRSEDGTMTPLPKPSIDTGMGLERIASVVQGADTNYDTDLFVPIMEKVGEMSGKKPGENPAWDVAMKVIADHSRAAAFLVNDGVLPSNEGRGYVLRRILRRAIRYGRNIGLTRPFLKDTVRVVFAIMEDAYPELKTQESFICSVIENEEIRFSETLDNGLKLLNETLEGLAAAGKKELSGDVIFRLYDTYGFPVDIVKDVTKGSDVRLDMQGFEKIMAERREMSRSKVKFDAMNEAYLSLSSAGVQTAFTGYERTEDKAKVLLLVQQGKACDRLEGEGELELVTDRTPFYAESGGQTGDRGFIRTKSFEMEVTDTLKDPTGFFIHKGRIVSGSLAKGEEVILSVDSAARASTERNHTATHLLHAALRNVVGDHVKQSGSLVGPDRLRFDFTHFSGIDRSVLDRVEAWVNEKIRQNVPVNSEVMQAEEAFKTGATALFEEKYGDEVRVISLDTFSKEFCGGTHTAYTGDIGLFVIVSEGSVAAGVRRIEALTGASALAFVQERNRIILEAAYLLKDRPETLVPRVERLLADCRSQEKTIDSLKNKMAEMSAGDITEGVVEIQGVKVLAKKVMVDNPASLRDLADRMKDKLGSGIVLLGTESDGKVLLISVVSKDLVGRFHAGNIVKTAAGVVGGGGGGRPDMAQAGGTRPENLDAALQTVLDMVSQA, from the coding sequence ATGACGGGAAATGAAATTCGTCAGAAATTTCTGGAATATTTTAAAAAACACGAACATCGCCTGGTGCGCAGTTCTTCCCTTGTTCCATCCGATGACCCCACTCTGCTGTTCACCAATGCAGGCATGGTGCAGTTCAAACGGGTGTTCATAGGGGAAGAAAAAAGGGATTATGTTACGGCAACCACCTCCCAGAAATGTGTCCGGGCCGGAGGCAAGCATAACGATCTGGAGAATGTGGGCTATACCGCAAGGCACCATACCTTTTTTGAGATGCTGGGTAATTTCAGTTTCGGGGATTATTTCAAGGAAAAGGCTATTGCCTTTGCCTGGGATCTCCTTACTAACGGCTATGGTCTTCCTGCGGAAAAACTCTGGATTTCCATCTATCTGGATGACGATGAAGCCTTTAATATCTGGCATGAGCAGATCGGTGTGCCCAAAGAACGCATCGTGCGTCTGGGGGAAGAGGATAATTTCTGGGCCATGGGGGATACGGGCCCCTGCGGTCCCTGTTCAGAAATTCACATAGACCGGGGACCTGCCCATGGGTGCGATAATCCTGCCTGTGCCGTTGGCTGTGACTGTGACCGCTATCTTGAAATCTGGAACCTTGTGTTCATGCAGTTTAACCGCTCCGAAGACGGGACCATGACGCCTCTGCCCAAGCCCAGTATTGATACGGGCATGGGGCTTGAGCGCATTGCCTCCGTGGTGCAGGGTGCGGATACCAATTATGACACGGATCTTTTTGTTCCCATCATGGAAAAGGTGGGAGAGATGTCCGGGAAAAAGCCGGGTGAAAATCCTGCATGGGATGTGGCCATGAAGGTAATAGCCGATCACAGCCGTGCGGCAGCCTTTCTTGTCAATGATGGTGTACTGCCTTCCAACGAGGGCAGGGGATATGTGCTGCGCCGTATTCTGCGCAGGGCCATTCGCTATGGCCGCAACATCGGTCTGACCCGGCCCTTTCTCAAGGATACGGTGCGGGTGGTTTTTGCCATTATGGAAGATGCCTATCCTGAGCTTAAAACCCAGGAAAGCTTCATTTGCAGTGTTATTGAGAATGAGGAAATCCGTTTTTCCGAGACCCTGGACAATGGGCTGAAGCTTCTCAACGAAACCCTTGAAGGCCTTGCTGCCGCAGGAAAAAAGGAGCTGTCCGGTGATGTGATTTTCCGGCTGTATGACACCTATGGTTTCCCTGTGGACATTGTAAAGGATGTTACCAAGGGAAGCGATGTCCGCCTTGATATGCAGGGTTTTGAAAAAATCATGGCAGAACGAAGGGAAATGAGCCGCAGCAAGGTGAAGTTTGACGCGATGAATGAAGCCTATCTTTCCCTTTCCAGTGCAGGTGTTCAGACGGCCTTTACCGGATATGAGAGAACCGAAGATAAAGCAAAGGTGCTTTTGCTTGTGCAGCAGGGAAAGGCCTGTGACAGGCTTGAGGGAGAAGGGGAGCTGGAGCTGGTAACGGACCGCACGCCCTTTTATGCGGAATCCGGCGGGCAGACAGGAGACAGGGGTTTTATCCGCACGAAAAGCTTTGAAATGGAAGTGACAGATACCCTGAAAGATCCCACGGGTTTTTTCATCCACAAAGGAAGGATTGTTTCGGGAAGCCTTGCAAAGGGTGAGGAAGTCATTCTTTCCGTGGACAGTGCAGCCAGGGCCAGCACCGAAAGAAACCATACGGCTACCCACCTTCTCCATGCCGCCCTGCGGAATGTGGTGGGGGATCATGTAAAGCAGTCCGGCTCCCTTGTGGGTCCGGACCGGCTCCGTTTTGACTTTACCCATTTTTCCGGGATTGACCGGAGTGTTCTGGACAGGGTGGAGGCTTGGGTGAATGAAAAAATCCGCCAGAATGTCCCTGTTAACTCCGAGGTAATGCAGGCAGAAGAAGCATTTAAAACCGGTGCCACAGCCCTTTTTGAGGAAAAGTACGGGGACGAGGTAAGGGTCATTAGTCTGGATACCTTCAGCAAGGAATTCTGTGGCGGGACACATACGGCCTACACAGGGGATATCGGTCTCTTTGTCATTGTGTCCGAAGGCAGTGTGGCAGCAGGTGTCCGCCGTATTGAAGCATTGACCGGCGCATCGGCCCTTGCCTTTGTACAGGAGCGTAACCGTATAATACTTGAGGCGGCTTACCTTTTAAAGGACAGGCCGGAGACTCTGGTGCCCCGGGTGGAACGTCTGCTGGCGGACTGTCGCAGTCAGGAAAAAACCATTGATTCGCTGAAAAACAAGATGGCGGAAATGAGTGCGGGAGATATTACCGAAGGCGTTGTGGAGATTCAGGGCGTCAAAGTACTGGCCAAAAAGGTGATGGTGGATAACCCTGCTTCCCTCAGGGATCTTGCGGATCGTATGAAGGATAAGCTGGGTTCCGGTATTGTGCTTCTGGGAACGGAATCCGATGGTAAGGTTCTTCTCATCTCCGTGGTAAGTAAGGATCTTGTGGGGCGTTTCCATGCAGGAAATATTGTGAAAACCGCAGCCGGTGTGGTGGGTGGCGGCGGTGGTGGACGTCCGGATATGGCCCAGGCCGGTGGTACCCGGCCGGAAAATCTGGATGCGGCTTTGCAGACGGTTCTGGATATGGTGTCTCAGGCTTAA
- the recA gene encoding recombinase RecA: MSISGDKGKAIESAMGQIERQFGKGAIMRLGSKEVIAVPTISTGSLALDRALGIGGLPKGRVIEIYGPESSGKTTLALHAVAECQRVGGIAAFIDAEHALDTAYARRLGVNVDELLVSQPDTGEQALEIADMLVRSGAVDILVIDSVAALVPRAEIEGEMGDAHMGLQARLMSQALRKLTATIGKTMTMVIFINQIRMKIGVMFGNPETTTGGNALKFYASVRLDVRRAAAIKDGQDVTGNRTRVKVVKNKLAPPFKEAEFDLMYGEGISRIGDLLDLGVEANIIEKSGAWYSYDGERIGQGRENVKKFLKENEELFNTLYVKVRESMGIGLSLAPEKDEKAAKAGKNAKAPREKKGEEPSMFDDAVPSDE; this comes from the coding sequence ATGAGTATTTCAGGGGATAAGGGAAAGGCCATTGAGTCGGCCATGGGACAGATTGAACGTCAGTTTGGAAAAGGCGCCATCATGCGCCTGGGCAGCAAGGAAGTAATAGCGGTTCCCACCATTTCCACTGGTTCCCTGGCTCTGGACAGAGCCCTTGGCATCGGTGGTCTGCCCAAAGGACGTGTGATAGAAATTTATGGGCCGGAGTCTTCGGGTAAAACAACTCTGGCCCTCCATGCGGTTGCGGAATGCCAGCGTGTGGGTGGAATAGCAGCTTTCATAGATGCGGAGCATGCTCTGGATACCGCCTATGCAAGAAGGCTGGGTGTTAATGTGGATGAGCTTCTGGTTTCCCAGCCGGATACCGGTGAGCAGGCCCTTGAGATTGCTGATATGCTGGTGCGCAGTGGGGCTGTGGATATTCTTGTCATTGATTCCGTTGCCGCACTGGTTCCAAGGGCTGAAATTGAAGGGGAAATGGGAGATGCCCATATGGGGCTTCAGGCCCGTCTCATGAGTCAGGCCCTGCGTAAACTCACTGCCACTATTGGCAAGACCATGACAATGGTGATTTTCATCAACCAGATCCGTATGAAAATCGGTGTTATGTTCGGTAATCCGGAAACCACCACCGGTGGTAATGCTCTCAAGTTCTATGCCTCCGTCCGGCTGGATGTGCGTCGTGCCGCAGCCATCAAGGATGGTCAGGATGTTACGGGTAACCGTACCCGTGTCAAGGTGGTGAAAAACAAGTTGGCTCCACCCTTTAAAGAGGCTGAGTTTGATCTCATGTATGGAGAAGGTATTTCCAGAATCGGTGACCTGCTGGATCTTGGTGTGGAAGCTAATATTATAGAAAAAAGTGGCGCATGGTATTCCTATGACGGCGAGCGTATCGGTCAGGGCCGGGAGAATGTGAAAAAGTTTCTGAAGGAAAATGAAGAACTGTTTAATACCCTCTATGTCAAGGTAAGGGAAAGTATGGGCATTGGCCTGTCTTTGGCACCTGAGAAGGATGAAAAGGCTGCAAAAGCAGGAAAGAATGCCAAAGCACCCCGTGAAAAAAAAGGGGAAGAACCTTCCATGTTTGATGATGCAGTACCCTCCGATGAATAA